In Mycobacterium gallinarum, a single window of DNA contains:
- the mbp1 gene encoding microaggregate-binding protein 1 has protein sequence MTEKNSGPEEGIKGVVEGVKGKAKEAVGTVTGRDDMVREGEAQQDKADAQRDAAKKEAEAESARGGAKAAEERQKAEQ, from the coding sequence ATGACTGAGAAGAACAGTGGCCCCGAAGAAGGCATCAAGGGCGTCGTCGAAGGCGTCAAGGGCAAGGCGAAGGAAGCTGTCGGCACCGTGACCGGCCGTGACGACATGGTCCGCGAGGGCGAAGCCCAGCAGGACAAGGCCGACGCCCAGCGGGACGCCGCCAAGAAGGAAGCCGAAGCTGAATCCGCACGCGGCGGAGCCAAGGCAGCCGAGGAGCGTCAGAAAGCCGAGCAGTAG